Within the Echinicola sp. 20G genome, the region AAATTAAGAAATTCTATCACCACCACTTAGCTAGACCTATTTATAGTACAATCAAACCGTTACAGCCAATTCTTAAATTTAAAAAAAGAACGTTCTTTGATAAGTTTAAAGTAAAGATAGAGGGTGGAAAAAGATTTTGGCTATATAATAATGCATATTTCTGGGATACAGAATTGTTTTGGCAGGGATTTGAAAGACTTAAATATGAAAATAGGACGAGGGAAGTGTGGTGTTTTCTTGCAGAAAGGAGTAAAGTGATTTTTGATATAGGGGCCAATACAGGTTGGTTTAGTATGATGGCAAAAGCTTACAATAGAAATGCTAAAATTTTTGCTTTTGAACCACAACCGAATATTTACAAAGTGCTTAAAAAAAATAATGAAATTAATGATTTTAACATTTGTTGTGAACAATTAGCATTATCTGATCAAAAAGGGAAATTGCCATTTTATAATACTGGTGATACTACTTTTTCAAATATCAATACCATGCATGGAAGCTTAAATATGGCATGGCGTACTAAAGGACAAAAATCTATTTCAGTTGAAGTTTCTAGATTGGACAGCTACATTGAAAAAAATGATATTCCATCGATTGATTTAATGAAAATTGATGTCGAAACCTTGGAATATGAAGTGCTTATTGGGTATGGGGAGTTTTTACATAAACATCTTCCAATTCTAATCTTGGAAATTCAAAATGAAAAGATAGGTACAGATATCGGTTCAGTTTTGGGAAATAAGTACACTTATTACTGGATAGATGAGGAGGTAGGCTTAATAGAAGTAAGCCATCTTGGAAGAAATAACGATCAGGAAAATAGGAACTATTTGTTATGTCCTAATCGAAAAAAAAATCTAATAATGGAATTTGTTTCTGAATAAATGAAGAAAGTTCTCATTATTCCTTCTTGGTACCCGACTATTTCTCAACCACTAAAGGGGTCCTTTTTTAAGGAACAAGCTGAGTTATTATCTACAAGCGGGTTTGATAT harbors:
- a CDS encoding FkbM family methyltransferase, whose product is MKKIKKFYHHHLARPIYSTIKPLQPILKFKKRTFFDKFKVKIEGGKRFWLYNNAYFWDTELFWQGFERLKYENRTREVWCFLAERSKVIFDIGANTGWFSMMAKAYNRNAKIFAFEPQPNIYKVLKKNNEINDFNICCEQLALSDQKGKLPFYNTGDTTFSNINTMHGSLNMAWRTKGQKSISVEVSRLDSYIEKNDIPSIDLMKIDVETLEYEVLIGYGEFLHKHLPILILEIQNEKIGTDIGSVLGNKYTYYWIDEEVGLIEVSHLGRNNDQENRNYLLCPNRKKNLIMEFVSE